A section of the Malania oleifera isolate guangnan ecotype guangnan chromosome 2, ASM2987363v1, whole genome shotgun sequence genome encodes:
- the LOC131149681 gene encoding uncharacterized protein LOC131149681 isoform X3 yields MIMDFKGINWVGNLYQKFEAMCLEVEETMYQDTVKYVENQVNTVGASVKKFYSDVMQDLSPCSVDPVKAQMAGASVKLFQPDELQDMPPYAIDSVKVVASNLPLEQHADSAFYKKPKGGVEEEATMADVEPSTENPNMIANVFKGTKGNPIRKKKSPPFEVSRVTTTLPTDLSTASAVYEQAYENHEGAVDQIDTASTTASVEPEEYDPEKGKNCTEIVDVTECVADASIDSPSTDKIFLVESVGSRGMELRFSPNGCSSEESNAFAGKPVNAGLESMTGSSVIRLTLEGESAQEVSMSYPEKLENLGAESTESYGVIMPGVDPVELLDKKKIRDTFSTKSKSDRKQEYEQLAVQYREIDTASKQQSADSMMPHLTMVSDRHKLEAHDFFESEWELL; encoded by the exons GATACAgttaaatatgtggaaaatcagGTAAACACGGTTGGTGCTAGTGTTAAAAAGTTCTATTCGGATGTAATGCAAGATTTGTCTCCATGTTCAGTTGATCCTGTGAAAGCCCAAATGGCTGGTGCAAGTGTTAAATTGTTTCAGCCAGATGAACTGCAAGATATGCCTCCATATGCAATAGATTCTGTGAAAGTGGTGGCGTCTAACTTGCCTTTGGAACAGCATGCTGATAGTGCCTTCTATAAAAAACCAAAAGGAGGTGTCGAGGAAGAGGCTACAATGGCAGACGTCGAGCCATCAACTGAAAACCCCAACATGATTGCCAATGTTTTTAAAG GAACCAAAGGAAATCCTATTAGAAAGAAGAAATCACCTCCATTCGAGGTCTCACGGGTAACTACCACTCTGCCAACTGATTTGAGCACTGCATCAGCAGTCTATGAACAGGCCTATGAAAATCATGAAGGGGCAGTTGACCAGATAGATACTGCTTCAACCACAGCATCAGTAGAACCTGAAGAGTATGACcctgaaaaaggaaaaaattgtaCTGAGATTGTTGATGTGACTGAGTGTGTTGCTGATGCTTCAATTGATAGCCCATCTACTGATAAGATTTTCTTGGTTGAATCTGTTGGGAGCAGGGGAATGGAGTTGAGATTTTCCCCTAATGGTTGCTCTTCGGAAGAATCTAATG CCTTTGCAGGTAAACCTGTAAATGCTGGGCTTGAATCCATGACAGGGTCCTCTGTGATTAGGCTTACACTAGAGGGTGAATCTGCTCAAGAGGTCTCAATGTCTTATCCAG aaaaattggAGAACCTGGGTGCTGAATCTACTGAGAGTTATGGAGTTATTATGCCTGGAGTCGACCCTGTTGAACTTCTTGATAAG AAAAAGATTCGGGACACTTTTTCAACAAAGTCGAAGTCAGAcaggaagcaggagtatgagcaGCTTGCAGTACAGTATAGGGAAATTGATACGGCATCTAAACAACAGAGTGCTGACAGTATGATGCCACATCTTACCATGGTTTCAGACAGGCACAAACTCGAGGCACATGATTTCTTTGAATCTGAGTGGGAGCTTCTCTAG
- the LOC131149681 gene encoding uncharacterized protein LOC131149681 isoform X5, giving the protein MQDLSPCSVDPVKAQMAGASVKLFQPDELQDMPPYAIDSVKVVASNLPLEQHADSAFYKKPKGGVEEEATMADVEPSTENPNMIANVFKGTKGNPIRKKKSPPFEVSRVTTTLPTDLSTASAVYEQAYENHEGAVDQIDTASTTASVEPEEYDPEKGKNCTEIVDVTECVADASIDSPSTDKIFLVESVGSRGMELRFSPNGCSSEESNAFAGKPVNAGLESMTGSSVIRLTLEGESAQEVSMSYPEKLENLGAESTESYGVIMPGVDPVELLDKVKLEESCVMVYADKSCLVSQRESKRRSYKKKIRDTFSTKSKSDRKQEYEQLAVQYREIDTASKQQSADSMMPHLTMVSDRHKLEAHDFFESEWELL; this is encoded by the exons ATGCAAGATTTGTCTCCATGTTCAGTTGATCCTGTGAAAGCCCAAATGGCTGGTGCAAGTGTTAAATTGTTTCAGCCAGATGAACTGCAAGATATGCCTCCATATGCAATAGATTCTGTGAAAGTGGTGGCGTCTAACTTGCCTTTGGAACAGCATGCTGATAGTGCCTTCTATAAAAAACCAAAAGGAGGTGTCGAGGAAGAGGCTACAATGGCAGACGTCGAGCCATCAACTGAAAACCCCAACATGATTGCCAATGTTTTTAAAG GAACCAAAGGAAATCCTATTAGAAAGAAGAAATCACCTCCATTCGAGGTCTCACGGGTAACTACCACTCTGCCAACTGATTTGAGCACTGCATCAGCAGTCTATGAACAGGCCTATGAAAATCATGAAGGGGCAGTTGACCAGATAGATACTGCTTCAACCACAGCATCAGTAGAACCTGAAGAGTATGACcctgaaaaaggaaaaaattgtaCTGAGATTGTTGATGTGACTGAGTGTGTTGCTGATGCTTCAATTGATAGCCCATCTACTGATAAGATTTTCTTGGTTGAATCTGTTGGGAGCAGGGGAATGGAGTTGAGATTTTCCCCTAATGGTTGCTCTTCGGAAGAATCTAATG CCTTTGCAGGTAAACCTGTAAATGCTGGGCTTGAATCCATGACAGGGTCCTCTGTGATTAGGCTTACACTAGAGGGTGAATCTGCTCAAGAGGTCTCAATGTCTTATCCAG aaaaattggAGAACCTGGGTGCTGAATCTACTGAGAGTTATGGAGTTATTATGCCTGGAGTCGACCCTGTTGAACTTCTTGATAAGGTAAAACTCGAGGAAAGCTGTGTTATGGTTTATGCTGACAAATCTTGTTTGGTTTCTCAAAGGGAAAGCAAACGCAGGTCATACaag AAAAAGATTCGGGACACTTTTTCAACAAAGTCGAAGTCAGAcaggaagcaggagtatgagcaGCTTGCAGTACAGTATAGGGAAATTGATACGGCATCTAAACAACAGAGTGCTGACAGTATGATGCCACATCTTACCATGGTTTCAGACAGGCACAAACTCGAGGCACATGATTTCTTTGAATCTGAGTGGGAGCTTCTCTAG
- the LOC131149681 gene encoding uncharacterized protein LOC131149681 isoform X2: MIMDFKGINWVGNLYQKFEAMCLEVEETMYQDTVKYVENQVNTVGASVKKFYSDVMQDLSPCSVDPVKAQMAGASVKLFQPDELQDMPPYAIDSVKVVASNLPLEQHADSAFYKKPKGGVEEEATMADVEPSTENPNMIANVFKGTKGNPIRKKKSPPFEVSRVTTTLPTDLSTASAVYEQAYENHEGAVDQIDTASTTASVEPEEYDPEKGKNCTEIVDVTECVADASIDSPSTDKIFLVESVGSRGMELRFSPNGCSSEESNGKPVNAGLESMTGSSVIRLTLEGESAQEVSMSYPEKLENLGAESTESYGVIMPGVDPVELLDKVKLEESCVMVYADKSCLVSQRESKRRSYKKKIRDTFSTKSKSDRKQEYEQLAVQYREIDTASKQQSADSMMPHLTMVSDRHKLEAHDFFESEWELL, encoded by the exons GATACAgttaaatatgtggaaaatcagGTAAACACGGTTGGTGCTAGTGTTAAAAAGTTCTATTCGGATGTAATGCAAGATTTGTCTCCATGTTCAGTTGATCCTGTGAAAGCCCAAATGGCTGGTGCAAGTGTTAAATTGTTTCAGCCAGATGAACTGCAAGATATGCCTCCATATGCAATAGATTCTGTGAAAGTGGTGGCGTCTAACTTGCCTTTGGAACAGCATGCTGATAGTGCCTTCTATAAAAAACCAAAAGGAGGTGTCGAGGAAGAGGCTACAATGGCAGACGTCGAGCCATCAACTGAAAACCCCAACATGATTGCCAATGTTTTTAAAG GAACCAAAGGAAATCCTATTAGAAAGAAGAAATCACCTCCATTCGAGGTCTCACGGGTAACTACCACTCTGCCAACTGATTTGAGCACTGCATCAGCAGTCTATGAACAGGCCTATGAAAATCATGAAGGGGCAGTTGACCAGATAGATACTGCTTCAACCACAGCATCAGTAGAACCTGAAGAGTATGACcctgaaaaaggaaaaaattgtaCTGAGATTGTTGATGTGACTGAGTGTGTTGCTGATGCTTCAATTGATAGCCCATCTACTGATAAGATTTTCTTGGTTGAATCTGTTGGGAGCAGGGGAATGGAGTTGAGATTTTCCCCTAATGGTTGCTCTTCGGAAGAATCTAATG GTAAACCTGTAAATGCTGGGCTTGAATCCATGACAGGGTCCTCTGTGATTAGGCTTACACTAGAGGGTGAATCTGCTCAAGAGGTCTCAATGTCTTATCCAG aaaaattggAGAACCTGGGTGCTGAATCTACTGAGAGTTATGGAGTTATTATGCCTGGAGTCGACCCTGTTGAACTTCTTGATAAGGTAAAACTCGAGGAAAGCTGTGTTATGGTTTATGCTGACAAATCTTGTTTGGTTTCTCAAAGGGAAAGCAAACGCAGGTCATACaag AAAAAGATTCGGGACACTTTTTCAACAAAGTCGAAGTCAGAcaggaagcaggagtatgagcaGCTTGCAGTACAGTATAGGGAAATTGATACGGCATCTAAACAACAGAGTGCTGACAGTATGATGCCACATCTTACCATGGTTTCAGACAGGCACAAACTCGAGGCACATGATTTCTTTGAATCTGAGTGGGAGCTTCTCTAG
- the LOC131149681 gene encoding uncharacterized protein LOC131149681 isoform X4: MIMDFKGINWVGNLYQKFEAMCLEVEETMYQDTVKYVENQVNTVGASVKKFYSDVMQDLSPCSVDPVKAQMAGASVKLFQPDELQDMPPYAIDSVKVVASNLPLEQHADSAFYKKPKGGVEEEATMADVEPSTENPNMIANVFKGTKGNPIRKKKSPPFEVSRVTTTLPTDLSTASAVYEQAYENHEGAVDQIDTASTTASVEPEEYDPEKGKNCTEIVDVTECVADASIDSPSTDKIFLVESVGSRGMELRFSPNGCSSEESNGKPVNAGLESMTGSSVIRLTLEGESAQEVSMSYPEKLENLGAESTESYGVIMPGVDPVELLDKKKIRDTFSTKSKSDRKQEYEQLAVQYREIDTASKQQSADSMMPHLTMVSDRHKLEAHDFFESEWELL; encoded by the exons GATACAgttaaatatgtggaaaatcagGTAAACACGGTTGGTGCTAGTGTTAAAAAGTTCTATTCGGATGTAATGCAAGATTTGTCTCCATGTTCAGTTGATCCTGTGAAAGCCCAAATGGCTGGTGCAAGTGTTAAATTGTTTCAGCCAGATGAACTGCAAGATATGCCTCCATATGCAATAGATTCTGTGAAAGTGGTGGCGTCTAACTTGCCTTTGGAACAGCATGCTGATAGTGCCTTCTATAAAAAACCAAAAGGAGGTGTCGAGGAAGAGGCTACAATGGCAGACGTCGAGCCATCAACTGAAAACCCCAACATGATTGCCAATGTTTTTAAAG GAACCAAAGGAAATCCTATTAGAAAGAAGAAATCACCTCCATTCGAGGTCTCACGGGTAACTACCACTCTGCCAACTGATTTGAGCACTGCATCAGCAGTCTATGAACAGGCCTATGAAAATCATGAAGGGGCAGTTGACCAGATAGATACTGCTTCAACCACAGCATCAGTAGAACCTGAAGAGTATGACcctgaaaaaggaaaaaattgtaCTGAGATTGTTGATGTGACTGAGTGTGTTGCTGATGCTTCAATTGATAGCCCATCTACTGATAAGATTTTCTTGGTTGAATCTGTTGGGAGCAGGGGAATGGAGTTGAGATTTTCCCCTAATGGTTGCTCTTCGGAAGAATCTAATG GTAAACCTGTAAATGCTGGGCTTGAATCCATGACAGGGTCCTCTGTGATTAGGCTTACACTAGAGGGTGAATCTGCTCAAGAGGTCTCAATGTCTTATCCAG aaaaattggAGAACCTGGGTGCTGAATCTACTGAGAGTTATGGAGTTATTATGCCTGGAGTCGACCCTGTTGAACTTCTTGATAAG AAAAAGATTCGGGACACTTTTTCAACAAAGTCGAAGTCAGAcaggaagcaggagtatgagcaGCTTGCAGTACAGTATAGGGAAATTGATACGGCATCTAAACAACAGAGTGCTGACAGTATGATGCCACATCTTACCATGGTTTCAGACAGGCACAAACTCGAGGCACATGATTTCTTTGAATCTGAGTGGGAGCTTCTCTAG
- the LOC131149681 gene encoding uncharacterized protein LOC131149681 isoform X1, whose translation MIMDFKGINWVGNLYQKFEAMCLEVEETMYQDTVKYVENQVNTVGASVKKFYSDVMQDLSPCSVDPVKAQMAGASVKLFQPDELQDMPPYAIDSVKVVASNLPLEQHADSAFYKKPKGGVEEEATMADVEPSTENPNMIANVFKGTKGNPIRKKKSPPFEVSRVTTTLPTDLSTASAVYEQAYENHEGAVDQIDTASTTASVEPEEYDPEKGKNCTEIVDVTECVADASIDSPSTDKIFLVESVGSRGMELRFSPNGCSSEESNAFAGKPVNAGLESMTGSSVIRLTLEGESAQEVSMSYPEKLENLGAESTESYGVIMPGVDPVELLDKVKLEESCVMVYADKSCLVSQRESKRRSYKKKIRDTFSTKSKSDRKQEYEQLAVQYREIDTASKQQSADSMMPHLTMVSDRHKLEAHDFFESEWELL comes from the exons GATACAgttaaatatgtggaaaatcagGTAAACACGGTTGGTGCTAGTGTTAAAAAGTTCTATTCGGATGTAATGCAAGATTTGTCTCCATGTTCAGTTGATCCTGTGAAAGCCCAAATGGCTGGTGCAAGTGTTAAATTGTTTCAGCCAGATGAACTGCAAGATATGCCTCCATATGCAATAGATTCTGTGAAAGTGGTGGCGTCTAACTTGCCTTTGGAACAGCATGCTGATAGTGCCTTCTATAAAAAACCAAAAGGAGGTGTCGAGGAAGAGGCTACAATGGCAGACGTCGAGCCATCAACTGAAAACCCCAACATGATTGCCAATGTTTTTAAAG GAACCAAAGGAAATCCTATTAGAAAGAAGAAATCACCTCCATTCGAGGTCTCACGGGTAACTACCACTCTGCCAACTGATTTGAGCACTGCATCAGCAGTCTATGAACAGGCCTATGAAAATCATGAAGGGGCAGTTGACCAGATAGATACTGCTTCAACCACAGCATCAGTAGAACCTGAAGAGTATGACcctgaaaaaggaaaaaattgtaCTGAGATTGTTGATGTGACTGAGTGTGTTGCTGATGCTTCAATTGATAGCCCATCTACTGATAAGATTTTCTTGGTTGAATCTGTTGGGAGCAGGGGAATGGAGTTGAGATTTTCCCCTAATGGTTGCTCTTCGGAAGAATCTAATG CCTTTGCAGGTAAACCTGTAAATGCTGGGCTTGAATCCATGACAGGGTCCTCTGTGATTAGGCTTACACTAGAGGGTGAATCTGCTCAAGAGGTCTCAATGTCTTATCCAG aaaaattggAGAACCTGGGTGCTGAATCTACTGAGAGTTATGGAGTTATTATGCCTGGAGTCGACCCTGTTGAACTTCTTGATAAGGTAAAACTCGAGGAAAGCTGTGTTATGGTTTATGCTGACAAATCTTGTTTGGTTTCTCAAAGGGAAAGCAAACGCAGGTCATACaag AAAAAGATTCGGGACACTTTTTCAACAAAGTCGAAGTCAGAcaggaagcaggagtatgagcaGCTTGCAGTACAGTATAGGGAAATTGATACGGCATCTAAACAACAGAGTGCTGACAGTATGATGCCACATCTTACCATGGTTTCAGACAGGCACAAACTCGAGGCACATGATTTCTTTGAATCTGAGTGGGAGCTTCTCTAG